ATTTTCCTTATCTTCTACAATTCAACGTTGAACATCACAAATCTGTGAAGCAAAATTCAAACAGTTTTCTTCTACAATCTCCAACACCGACTGATAAATCGACTTTGATCTAAGGTATGCTCTTCTACTCATCGATGGGTACTGATCCACTGTACTTGTAGTTTGCCctaaattttattgatatcttCTATTCTTTTTAATACATAATATCTAAGCAATCCATGCATGCTTACGTACGAccttccatatatatacatatagagtTGCCCTAGTTAGgtgtaaaagtatcatggagaccCTTGTATTAGAAGATtgattgcattttgccccatttactaaaaaaatagacaaattaatctATGTACATTAGACCAAATAGCAAGATggtcttttctattaaaaattttatttatttttactattaaaaattgatgtgactGAAAACATGAGAGTTAAGTGAGATGGTAAGAGTCTCTCCTACCTTAACCTATGGTTGAGGGTTTAATCCTTATTTGTATATGGAGCAACTTTAAAACTCGTAACCAACAGCTACCCCCTTAGTAGGCCTACAGAATGTGAATGATTAGTCATTAGGCTCGCTCCAATAAATacattgggaaataaaaaaaaatgatatgGCTAATAGAATAACCAATaaggaccaatttttaacaatagataTGTATCGAgtttttaacaaaataactaatttactctttaatttaatgtaaataaatcattttacttattttttttaacacattaaataaaatgtaatttatctTTTAATACAAATTTACTTGCAATATTTCACCAGTTAGATAATGATTTAAGATGATGGAAATTGAAAGCAATTTTAAGCGATGTTATTATTAATGGAGTGTAGGATGTGGGGAACGTTACTCTAACTGTAGAGCGTGATAatgatgatgacgacgacgaCATTGATTGATTCTATCATCCTTTTACGTATGGGCAGACATGAAGTAAATGCAAATTACAAAGTGGCTTTTTATAAGGGGCTCCTTTCTTTATGATTTTGCCTCCCGCAAGCTCTACTTTGCATCATTCAGTGGATATAATATGATAAAGCTCATGAAGACATCCCTCTTATAAAGCTCCGGAAAGGTGGGTTGCTCAAAATGACCATACTTTTCATGATGTTAATAAATGCGGTTATGATCATTGTCCTTAAAATCGGATCTCATCAAATTAGGTAGAGAAAGAGATAAGGACATGGATGGTTTACTTCGCTTGATGCAAGGTGGAGAAACGTTGAGGAATGTTGTCATAGGAAAAAGGAGGGAGAAGATCGGGGAAAAATAGGTAGGGAGAGTGATATATGAGCAAggtttttaaaattagaataatGGTCGAATTAGTTAAATTatcagtttaattaaataaattattaaaaatttgattcaatcgGTCTGTTGTCTGGTTCAATCGATCTATACTAGTTCCCGAGTCAACTGGTGCAATACCCTATTTTGAATTAGTACCCTAGTCTAACTAAAACAACCTTGTATACGAGAAGAGTTGAGGGGGGAGCCCTTTGTTCTGTGAGAGTTTTGGACTTTGTACACCTTTAGCTTTGGTCCCAATGCATCATGTTTTAAAAATGGTTAAGTGGTTCGTTACTATAGATTCAAATAATATAGTGATTAGATATTTTCAATCATTTTGGATGGGACGTAATAGTTAAAATTAAAGATATAATTAATAAGTGAGACTCCCATGAGTGAGTGttaagttgaaaaatactttcaAAGAGTTAATTAAATTTACtacttgatttaaaaaattaaagtaaaattgattaatttaagtGCAAAAGGTGGATTAAAAAATCATTTGAAGCGATTAGATAAAAAAACTAGGGATGTAATCACACCTTGTGACAGAGAAACTGTACATTATTTTGTGAATATGGAGCATTTGGCTATGCCCAACTTGTTTAGCGGCCTAGAACTATGACATTTGGCAACCACTATAATAGAAAATGAAATTTAGATATTATTAAGGTTGAACCCACTAAGTAAAGTTAGATTTAGAGAGACATATTTCACATCACTTTGTAATGAGAAGCAAAAAAGGAACTTTGATGTTGTAACCAATGTAAAGGATGttcttttctcttttaaaagAAGAGCATTTGAAACTTTTGTGGTGGATTGTCCACTCAATCATTAGACCAGTTCTGTTGCATGCTTCAAAATATAatgtatgaaaaaaaaaatcatactagaaAAATCATAAAGACTCAAATTAATACGttagaaattaaatcttaaaaaaatatattaagaagATGGTATGAACATTAGAATGTAAGTTAAGTCATGGTAGAAAAACATATCATCCTAAAAATGAAACGTCACGATATATTATTAGATGcttaattattgaaataaatcattcgaattaataaattaaatctaatataaatatcgaaaatttacaaattctcgtaaatattaaatccatcaaatcaaacataaataataattaattgacTTTAACTTAAAAAATCGAGTCAGAGAAAACACACGTCTTCACCACCTCGCAGAAACCTATAATTCGTGGGAGGAGCGAAGGGTGTAACCCTATGCCAAAATTATTATTCCGAATAATATAACGAAGACACCTTGTGCTAGAAACAGGGTTAGTGGCCAGCGATTGAGGTGTCAAAGGCTGATAGTGGGGGCAGTTGCCTTGGACTTCCTAAAATGGTAAGTTttctatttaatcctttaaatttttatgaaattacatgTTAGTATAATGATAAGATTTCACTTTTGCCCTCCCAATAATTAATGATTCATCTTTGCTCTCAAATGGTAGATTTTCCATTTAgtgcttaaaattttataaaattacatgttagtataatgataaattttcaCCTTAACCCTTCCAATAATTTATGATTCATCTTTGGTCCCCTTAAAACAATTTTCTGCTTTCATCCCTGGTGGCAGCAGAGGGGGTTCACCGTCGGtgtaaattgcaagaagcctttatatatatatatatatataacaacaaAACAGACATTTACATGTCTTAAAAGTAGATTGCACCGTTGTGAACTTCACCTTCAATTAGCTCCACACTTTCATTCATCATGTTTTCAACATTATCAAAATCTGCAGAAACCTGAAATGACTAGATGAAGGAACAGTTTTCTGATCAAACATAACACATTTTGTAAGAAACAAAGACAAACTACATTACTATCACTGCCTCACTGGCTTTGTTTTGAGTGTTGTCTGATATGGTATATGTCTCCAAATGGCTATATTTTGAAACATCTTTAATGATGTTCCACTAGCATTTACCTGTGTATGGGACGAAGTACCGCATTAGAGTTGTTAATGAATATATCAGAAAAACCATATAGGAAACTTGTATTTAACACAAAATCTTGAATGATATGAAGTGAACGCAATGTACCTTAATAGCCAAACAACTAAAAATGGGGGCAGTGGCCATAGCTGTAGGGTAGCAGCTTCAACTGTAGGCCAGAACTATGGCTGTAGCTGCAGGCTAACCATCATCTGAAACAGCTACAGGttctacaatatatatatatagcgcCATGTTCTAGTCCTTTTGAGGCTGATCCTATCAGCAAGTGCTTCTTCTATATCCTCTCccataaaaaaaaaagcaactataacattcatataagcATCAATCATCTGTACCAGCATTGTCATCACTAGGAAACAAAAAAGCTGAAATTCCTAACAAAAAAGAAACAATGCTTGGTGTGCGTTTGCCGGGAGTCGAACCCGGCTCAATTGCTTGGAAGGCAATTATCCTAACCGTTGGACTACAAACACTGGTTGTTAAGTGACAAAATAACTTGTATATCATGTTAGGTTTACAGTTGATGCTGTTTGGTTTtgaattatggttaaaaattaatataatggcCAGTTAGGATAATTGCCTCCCTTAATAGAATTACAGGTCCCTctaataatttatacatatatttttagcAGAACCACTAATTAGACTAAGAACAAAGTTCGGGTACGTAGAGTATAGGAGTAAGGCCAAAATTATGGCTATAGCTGCAGGCTACCATCCGTTTCGGTGATATTATTTAACGCCATTTTGGCATATAAGGAtggatttttaatattaaaaattaataaaaaattaattcactcatTTTTCATTCCAGTCCCTACTCCTAATACAAATGCGTTGATAATACTTTTACTCTTAGGTAATGCATGGGAGGCTACAATCTCACCTGTGCAGAGGTAAAAGAGAGCCAGCGCCAAGCACCGAATCTTTTCTTTCGGCTTTATCGTTCATCATCCTCGATGACATTTCCCAAAATTGGATGCTTGCCAGATCATTGCTCCACTCCACTCATAAAACCCTGTAAACAAGCATAAACTTAGGGACCAGAGCCatgtttgaaacaaaaaaaagaacaaaagcaAGCTGCACTGCACTGCACTGCATATTTCACCTCTTTTTTTCAAACTTATGGATCCCACCTCTCAGCCTATTAGTCAAAAAGTCACTAAAATCTCGGGTACTGTAACCCCTCCTCGATCCCCTCTCCCTTACCCATTTCCCTTTCATATCATACCAACATACACAACAACTCAATCACCACCATTGTTGCTAAACATAATGCAGCACCCTCTAAAACACCACCTTACCCTCACCCTTTTAGCATTAATCTTACTTTCTCACTTCCCACCAGCTTCCCCCGTCACCCCATGCCGCACCGTATGTGGCACCACCGCCATAAATTACCCTTTCAGCATCGACGACGGCTGTGGCGCCCCACAATACCGCTCAATGCTGAACTGCACAGGTACCGAACTGTTTTTCATGACCACTTCGGGGCGGTACAAAGTCCAATCAATCGACTACAACAAACAAACCATGGTGGTTTACGACCCTGCCATGTCGACATGTTCCATTCTTCAACCCCACCATGATTTCGTTATGACGGACGTTGAATCCGTCGTGATACCGCCTAGTTCCGACACCGTTTTTGCCCTTCTCAATTATTCTATCGACTCGCCGGTGCTTAACCGGTACAAGAACCTTTGTTTTAACTTCTCAGGGCATTCGTGTGATGAGCTTTACGGTGGGTGTAATGCTTTTAGGGTGTTCCGTTCGTTTACTAATAGTTCGCCGCCTTGTTGTTTCACGGGGTACGATACGGTGAAGTATATGAGCATGAATATATTGGATTGTTCGCATTATACTAGTTTTATTAATGTTGATGGTTTGAAGGGGATTGGACCGGCGGATTGGGTTTACGGGATGAAATTGTCTTACGCCGTGCCGGACACCGGTTGTGGGAGGTGTACTCGGTCCGGCGGTGCTTGTGGTTATGATACCGAGACTGGTGTCATGATGTGCCTTTGCTCTACTTCCATGAATGCTACGAGAGAATGTGGTAAGAAACTAATTTTGGATTAATTTAATATTGCCTAGATTGtaattttatctctaaattttaGAACGTTCTAATTACATCATTAAGGTATTAGTATTATATTAATCTATCAATTTGacattaaatgttaatttaaGTATGAGATAgagcatatttaaaataaggaATGGTACAAGTTCTTTTATTGTAGAGACAGGATGAAATTAGTCattctattattaaatatattaatttactgtTTAAAACATCATTATTGTttaataatgttatattttaaaagttttctataattctacaaataaaatattttatttagagtTTATGTGATTTTTAGACAACAATTGTTAACTCTGATGTTATTTAactttatttgattcattttattaGTACAAAGAACTAAATTGATCAATAGTTTTAAATATACTCCATTTATTAAATTTGAGTTGATTAATATAATGttcattctttaaaattttaattagaacatttttttttaaattagcccATTAATTTTATCCTGATTACTTGCTATGTTTTAGCTGCAGGTAGCAATGGAGATATAGGAAGTGGTCAAAAGTTGGCATTGCGGACAAAGTTTCATGCATTTGCCTTGGTGGTGGGTGCATTTATTTACTTTGTAATATTCATATGAACAATGAATATAGTGGCTGtatgttttcttcttcttatagttaCTGGTGCTCCAAAGAAAGTGACCAGGCCATTCTTGTGGAGGGTTGATTGGTTTATATCCAAATTTTGTACCTACTtaaacattaatctcattataggttattATCATatctgttattttttatataatgtttaaaaataaatataactctttttaacctttaaataagaggataatacacTTAAGCATACTCGAACTTACGTCCTCTTACACTAATAATAATGCCGATgccaatcaaattaaaaattaatcaacaactaaattttaaatatttaaaagattGTTTTTTTAACCCACTACATTCAAATCTATCCATGCTATATGTACACTTTATTCAACTCGAAGATCACCTATATTTACTCAAGAAAATTATAACTAATTCCCTAGCATGTAAgatattaaaaacatttaaaaaaaattcaattagcaTTTAGTGATTAAGTTGATTGTGTTAAGTCGACAGAATAATATGAGAATAAAATATTGATACTTTTTTTTAGTATACTATAAGTGTCTTGATTGATTTTGGGATCCGAATCTGATCCTGTTCAAGCCGAAAGTGGTATTCAGATAAAGCCTTTTGATACTTTGATTACTCAATTGTCAATTATAACGTTTTGAAATTTGGGgcgatttaaaatttgagttatatTTTGGGGATGTCTTATGAAATTAATCCtcattttaattgttatttttctTCTTCGATATCCTTTACCGTGTTTCTGAGTCGTTGAGTCCTCTTTGAAATCGCCACCTAGCAACAGTGAAAGTGTGAAACCAAAAAACTTGAGAGATTTATCAGACTCAGTGAGTGAGTGAAAGGCTAAATCGTATACGGGAACGGAAGGAAGACAACGACGAAGAACATGTCTTCTCCTCCTTCCTCTTCTTCTGGTAAAGCATTGGACTTTGAAGCCGCATCAAAATCAGCCGTTGCTTCTGTCGAGTCCCTCAAATTGAAACCGCAAGACGAAATCGCCGGCGGCGTGCAGGTCACGAGCTTTTCGGAGATCGTGGATGAAGTAACGCTTCACTTTCAACTCATTTGTCTCGCCAAGCAGGTTACTCGAATTTCTTAACTTATTTTAAAGCACG
This window of the Gossypium hirsutum isolate 1008001.06 chromosome A09, Gossypium_hirsutum_v2.1, whole genome shotgun sequence genome carries:
- the LOC107935121 gene encoding wall-associated receptor kinase-like 15 isoform X2; protein product: MDPTSQPISQKVTKISGTVTPPRSPLPYPFPFHIIPTYTTTQSPPLLLNIMQHPLKHHLTLTLLALILLSHFPPASPVTPCRTVCGTTAINYPFSIDDGCGAPQYRSMLNCTGTELFFMTTSGRYKVQSIDYNKQTMVVYDPAMSTCSILQPHHDFVMTDVESVVIPPSSDTVFALLNYSIDSPVLNRYKNLCFNFSGHSCDELYGGCNAFRVFRSFTNSSPPCCFTGYDTVKYMSMNILDCSHYTSFINVDGLKGIGPADWVYGMKLSYAVPDTGCGRCTRSGGACGYDTETGVMMCLCSTSMNATRECAAGSNGDIGSGQKLALRTKFHAFALVVGAFIYFVIFI
- the LOC107935121 gene encoding wall-associated receptor kinase-like 15 isoform X1 translates to MDPTSQPISQKVTKISGTVTPPRSPLPYPFPFHIIPTYTTTQSPPLLLNIMQHPLKHHLTLTLLALILLSHFPPASPVTPCRTVCGTTAINYPFSIDDGCGAPQYRSMLNCTGTELFFMTTSGRYKVQSIDYNKQTMVVYDPAMSTCSILQPHHDFVMTDVESVVIPPSSDTVFALLNYSIDSPVLNRYKNLCFNFSGHSCDELYGGCNAFRVFRSFTNSSPPCCFTGYDTVKYMSMNILDCSHYTSFINVDGLKGIGPADWVYGMKLSYAVPDTGCGRCTRSGGACGYDTETGVMMCLCSTSMNATRECGSNGDIGSGQKLALRTKFHAFALVVGAFIYFVIFI